The Streptomyces sp. Alt3 genome has a segment encoding these proteins:
- the rpsP gene encoding 30S ribosomal protein S16, with the protein MAVKIKLKRLGKIRSPHYRIVVADSRTRRDGRAIEEIGLYHPVQNPSRIEVNAERAQYWLSVGAQPTEPVLAILKLTGDWQAHKGLPAPAPLLQPEPKADKRALFEALATDGDEAKGEAITQKAKKSDKKADEAADAAASTESTEA; encoded by the coding sequence GTGGCAGTCAAGATCAAGCTGAAGCGTCTGGGCAAGATCCGTTCGCCTCACTACCGCATCGTCGTCGCCGACTCCCGTACCCGCCGTGACGGCCGGGCCATCGAGGAGATCGGCCTGTACCACCCGGTGCAGAACCCCTCGCGCATCGAGGTCAACGCAGAGCGCGCGCAGTACTGGCTGTCCGTCGGCGCCCAGCCGACCGAGCCGGTCCTCGCGATCCTGAAGCTCACCGGTGACTGGCAGGCGCACAAGGGCCTTCCGGCCCCCGCGCCGCTGCTGCAGCCGGAGCCCAAGGCTGACAAGCGCGCCCTGTTCGAGGCCCTGGCCACGGACGGCGACGAGGCCAAGGGTGAGGCCATCACCCAGAAGGCCAAGAAGTCGGACAAGAAGGCGGACGAGGCGGCTGACGCTGCTGCGTCCACCGAGTCGACCGAGGCCTGA